A region of uncultured Tolumonas sp. DNA encodes the following proteins:
- the spoT gene encoding bifunctional GTP diphosphokinase/guanosine-3',5'-bis pyrophosphate 3'-pyrophosphohydrolase has protein sequence MSSEAGSLLYLFEDLKTLLSSYLPVEQVTQIQDAFLVARDAHEGQSRSSGEPYITHPVAVARILAEMHLDHETLMAALLHDVIEDTPITKDQLADQFGQAVAELVYGVSKLDKLKFRDHKEAQAENFRKMVMAMVQDIRVILIKLADRTHNMRTLGSLRPDKRRRIARETLEIFSPIANRLGIHSLKSELEELGFEALYPMRARILREAVKRARGNRKEVIDSVYKAVNGRLEDAHIKGMVVGREKNLYSIYNKMVKKELRFYEVMDIYAFRVIVDDIDTCYRVLGQMHSLYKPRPGRFKDYIAIPKTNGYQSLHTSLVGPHGVPVEIQIRTEYMEQMADKGVAAHWVYKTNGDATSSTAQIRAQRWMKNLLELQQSAGSSFEFIESVKTDLFPDEIYVFTPEGRILELPTNATPVDFAYAVHTDIGNSCVGARVERQPFPLSRPLTSGQTVEIITAPGARPNAAWLNFVVTSRARTKIRQFLKNLRAEESIILGRRLLSHSLGGKKIEDVPAENLRQVLHDTRHDSLDGLLADIGLGNQMSVVIARRLLGQHEQEPEKDKKSSSTHRKLPIRGSGGMLVTFANCCRPIPGDAIIAHISPGKGLVVHQESCPNLRGYNREPDKYQPVQWDMEQLGEQEFRTSIVVEVVNHQGVLAQLANVIAATGANIHSISTEEKDARVYQVNLLITTKHRVHLANIMRKIRVMPDVLRVNRTTNKIRSKESS, from the coding sequence ATGAGTAGTGAAGCGGGGTCACTTTTGTATCTGTTTGAAGATCTGAAAACATTATTGAGCAGCTATCTGCCCGTAGAACAGGTGACCCAGATCCAGGATGCCTTTCTGGTCGCACGTGACGCTCACGAAGGGCAAAGCCGTTCCAGCGGTGAACCTTATATTACGCATCCCGTTGCCGTAGCCCGTATTCTGGCCGAGATGCATCTCGATCATGAAACGTTGATGGCGGCATTACTGCACGATGTGATTGAAGATACCCCGATCACCAAAGATCAATTGGCGGATCAGTTTGGTCAGGCCGTAGCCGAGTTGGTATATGGTGTTTCCAAGCTCGATAAGCTGAAATTCCGCGATCATAAAGAAGCGCAGGCCGAAAACTTCCGCAAAATGGTCATGGCTATGGTGCAGGATATTCGCGTTATCCTGATAAAGCTCGCCGACCGCACACACAATATGCGCACGCTCGGCTCGTTACGCCCCGATAAACGCCGTCGCATCGCCCGTGAAACGCTGGAAATCTTCTCCCCGATTGCGAATCGCTTAGGTATCCACTCGTTAAAAAGCGAGCTGGAGGAATTGGGTTTTGAAGCACTCTATCCGATGCGCGCGCGAATATTACGGGAAGCGGTGAAACGCGCCCGCGGTAATCGCAAAGAGGTGATCGATTCAGTCTATAAAGCGGTGAATGGCCGCTTAGAAGATGCGCATATTAAAGGCATGGTCGTTGGTCGGGAAAAGAACCTCTATTCCATCTATAACAAGATGGTGAAAAAAGAGCTGCGCTTTTATGAAGTGATGGATATCTACGCCTTCCGCGTGATTGTCGATGACATTGACACCTGTTACCGCGTGCTCGGTCAGATGCACAGTTTGTATAAACCCCGCCCCGGTCGTTTCAAAGATTATATTGCTATCCCGAAAACCAACGGTTATCAGTCACTGCATACCTCACTGGTCGGCCCACATGGCGTGCCGGTTGAGATCCAGATCCGTACCGAGTATATGGAGCAGATGGCGGATAAAGGCGTCGCGGCCCATTGGGTGTATAAAACCAATGGCGACGCCACCAGCAGTACCGCGCAGATCCGTGCGCAACGCTGGATGAAGAACTTATTGGAATTGCAGCAAAGTGCCGGCAGTTCCTTTGAATTTATCGAAAGTGTCAAAACCGATCTCTTCCCCGATGAGATTTATGTGTTTACACCGGAAGGCCGGATACTGGAATTACCAACCAACGCTACGCCAGTCGATTTTGCCTATGCGGTACACACCGATATCGGCAACAGTTGTGTCGGTGCGCGGGTAGAACGTCAGCCGTTCCCGCTCAGTCGCCCGCTGACTTCAGGGCAAACCGTGGAGATCATCACCGCACCGGGTGCACGCCCGAATGCCGCGTGGCTGAACTTTGTGGTTACCTCGCGCGCGCGCACCAAGATCCGTCAGTTCCTGAAAAATCTACGCGCGGAAGAGTCGATCATTCTGGGACGCCGACTACTGAGTCACTCGCTGGGTGGCAAAAAAATTGAAGACGTTCCGGCAGAAAATCTGCGTCAGGTATTACACGATACCCGCCATGACTCGTTAGATGGCTTACTGGCCGATATCGGTCTTGGCAATCAAATGAGTGTGGTCATTGCGCGCCGTTTGCTCGGCCAGCATGAGCAAGAGCCGGAAAAAGATAAGAAGTCATCCTCCACTCATCGCAAACTGCCGATTCGGGGTTCTGGTGGCATGTTGGTGACGTTTGCCAACTGTTGTCGCCCGATCCCTGGCGATGCCATCATTGCGCATATCAGCCCCGGTAAAGGGTTGGTTGTGCATCAGGAAAGCTGCCCTAACCTGCGCGGTTATAACCGTGAACCAGATAAATACCAGCCGGTACAATGGGATATGGAACAATTAGGCGAACAGGAGTTCCGCACCAGCATTGTGGTGGAAGTGGTGAACCATCAGGGGGTTTTAGCGCAACTGGCCAATGTCATTGCGGCTACGGGCGCCAATATTCACAGTATCAGCACGGAAGAAAAAGATGCGCGGGTGTATCAGGTCAACTTACTGATCACCACCAAACATCGTGTGCATTTGGCGAATATCATGCGCAAAATTCGTGTTATGCCCGATGTATTACGCGTCAACCGCACCACTAATAAGATCCGCAGTAAAGAGTCATCATAA
- a CDS encoding MFS transporter, whose protein sequence is MSSGSLQQPAFIRFLSSMALSSLAYQMLVVAVGWQVYDLTHSAMSLGLIGLMQFTPQFLLTLVVGHVADRYDRRLIVVGTRLLQAILVSILALGSWQGWMSIHGIFACAFLLGATRAFESPAQQALLPSLIDNSNLPRALALNSSLREASVIIGPALGGLLYALHPEMVYWCSAVSFLLASMAMSLVPKPAKVVHREPPTLRSVFAGFSYIRHNPVVLGAISLDLFSVLLGGATALLPIFARDILNTGPWGLGLLRAAPSVGAVVMSLLLARYAIRNNAGKIMFAAVATFGVATIIFGLSESFLLSFTALLVLGASDMVSVIVRSSLIQLETPDEMRGRVSAVNFIFIGASNQLGEFESGVTAAWWGVVPAVVVGGIGTLLIVALWMKYFPALVQRQQLTKAVS, encoded by the coding sequence ATGTCATCCGGTTCATTGCAACAACCTGCGTTTATTCGTTTCTTAAGTAGCATGGCACTCTCTTCCCTCGCCTACCAGATGTTGGTCGTGGCGGTTGGCTGGCAAGTTTATGACTTGACCCACAGCGCCATGAGTCTGGGTTTGATTGGTTTGATGCAATTCACGCCACAATTTCTGCTCACACTGGTGGTAGGCCACGTTGCCGATCGTTATGACCGCCGTTTAATCGTCGTCGGCACCCGCTTATTACAAGCCATACTGGTCAGCATCTTGGCCTTGGGCAGTTGGCAGGGTTGGATGAGCATTCACGGCATTTTTGCCTGTGCCTTTTTGCTCGGCGCCACGCGGGCATTTGAATCGCCCGCGCAGCAAGCATTACTTCCCAGCCTGATTGATAACAGCAACCTGCCCCGCGCCTTAGCACTGAACAGCTCATTGCGTGAAGCGTCGGTGATCATCGGCCCGGCCTTAGGTGGTTTGTTGTATGCGTTGCATCCGGAAATGGTGTATTGGTGCAGTGCGGTGAGTTTTTTACTCGCCAGTATGGCAATGTCGTTAGTCCCCAAACCGGCCAAAGTCGTGCATCGTGAACCACCCACGCTGCGCTCGGTATTTGCCGGTTTCAGTTATATCCGCCATAACCCCGTGGTATTAGGTGCTATCTCACTCGATCTGTTCTCGGTGTTACTTGGTGGGGCAACAGCCCTATTACCGATATTTGCCCGTGATATTTTAAATACCGGCCCATGGGGTTTGGGGTTATTGCGCGCCGCCCCCTCGGTCGGTGCGGTAGTGATGTCATTGCTGTTAGCTCGCTATGCGATTCGTAATAATGCGGGAAAAATAATGTTTGCTGCGGTGGCAACGTTTGGGGTGGCAACCATTATTTTCGGCTTATCCGAATCGTTCCTGCTCTCTTTTACCGCGTTACTGGTGTTGGGTGCCTCTGACATGGTCAGTGTGATCGTGCGTTCATCGCTTATTCAGTTGGAGACACCGGATGAGATGCGCGGCCGCGTCAGTGCGGTGAATTTTATCTTTATCGGCGCATCGAATCAGTTAGGGGAATTTGAATCGGGCGTCACTGCTGCCTGGTGGGGCGTCGTGCCGGCGGTAGTGGTCGGGGGAATTGGCACCTTGCTGATTGTCGCACTGTGGATGAAATATTTCCCCGCGCTGGTACAACGCCAGCAGCTCACCAAAGCCGTGAGTTAA
- the ppiC gene encoding peptidylprolyl isomerase PpiC has translation MAQTACALHILVKHEAQALDLMKQLAAGANFQQLAKKYSTCPSKKRGGDLGEFKKGDMVPAFDKAVFSCEVMKPFGPVKTRFGYHIIKVLFRT, from the coding sequence ATGGCCCAGACTGCTTGTGCTCTGCATATTTTGGTAAAACATGAAGCTCAGGCATTAGACCTGATGAAACAACTCGCCGCTGGCGCGAACTTTCAGCAACTCGCGAAGAAATATTCCACCTGCCCGTCGAAAAAACGCGGTGGCGATCTGGGTGAGTTTAAAAAAGGCGATATGGTACCAGCCTTTGATAAAGCCGTCTTTTCCTGCGAAGTGATGAAACCGTTCGGCCCGGTGAAAACCCGCTTCGGTTACCACATCATTAAGGTACTGTTCCGCACCTGA
- a CDS encoding Cof-type HAD-IIB family hydrolase, with translation MYKVVISDLDGTLLNNQHQVSPHTRKVLKKMVAEGTKFVVATGRHHIDVKAIRNALGLDIYLVTSNGAVVTDKQDQIIYNRTLPVDIAQELSELPLPDPEIAVNLYTPEAWFTNKDMPEYLEYHKDTGFCYTKTDLVSLDKSSINKYFFIAEHEPLLELENTLLERYAGQLSIAFSQPDCLEVMALGVNKGAAISSILEQHDIPLSSAIAFGDGMNDYEMLSIVGHGVVMGNAHDRLKLALPDLPRAGVNDEDGVAEYLQRLLLAE, from the coding sequence ATGTACAAAGTCGTTATCTCTGATCTGGATGGTACGTTGCTCAATAACCAGCATCAGGTTTCTCCGCATACCCGTAAAGTGCTGAAGAAAATGGTGGCCGAAGGCACTAAGTTTGTCGTTGCCACTGGTCGCCATCATATTGATGTGAAAGCGATCCGGAATGCATTGGGGCTGGATATCTATCTGGTGACCTCGAATGGCGCCGTGGTGACCGATAAACAAGATCAGATTATCTACAACCGCACCCTGCCGGTCGATATTGCCCAAGAGTTATCCGAGTTACCACTGCCGGATCCGGAAATTGCGGTAAATCTTTATACGCCTGAAGCATGGTTTACTAACAAAGATATGCCGGAATATCTGGAATATCATAAAGATACTGGTTTTTGTTATACCAAAACCGATCTGGTGAGCTTGGACAAAAGCAGCATCAATAAGTACTTTTTCATTGCAGAACACGAACCGCTGTTAGAGTTGGAAAACACTCTGCTGGAACGTTATGCCGGCCAGTTAAGTATTGCCTTCTCGCAACCGGATTGCCTCGAAGTGATGGCGTTAGGGGTCAACAAAGGCGCGGCTATCTCTTCTATTTTGGAACAGCATGATATTCCTTTAAGTTCCGCGATTGCTTTTGGTGATGGCATGAATGACTACGAAATGTTGTCGATTGTCGGTCACGGCGTGGTAATGGGAAATGCGCATGACCGTTTGAAATTAGCACTGCCGGATCTGCCTCGCGCAGGTGTTAATGATGAAGATGGTGTGGCCGAGTATTTACAGCGTTTATTACTGGCGGAATAG
- the proX gene encoding glycine betaine/L-proline ABC transporter substrate-binding protein ProX: MFEPKKIIVLSSLLLSTQVLATTELPGKGISVQPIESTVAEEAFQTLLVSKLLTKLGYDVKPAKDVDYNVGYTTVANGDGTFLTFNWAPLHDDKYAQAGGDVKFYRQGTYVSGAAQGYLIDKKTADKYKITNIAQLKDPKIATLFDADGNGKADLAGCNPGWGCEAVINHQINTFGLSDMVTHNQGNYAAIIADTITRYKSGKPILYYTWTPYWVSGELVPGKDVTWLEVPFSSLPGARKNIDTKLANGKNYGFQMNSMHIVANKAFAAKNPAAAKLFAIMKLPINDISAENMQMKTGQNKPADIERHADGWIAAHQEQVNKWLAEARAAAK, from the coding sequence ATGTTTGAACCGAAAAAAATTATCGTACTGAGTAGCTTGTTACTCAGTACCCAAGTGCTGGCAACAACTGAGTTACCAGGCAAAGGTATCAGCGTGCAACCCATTGAAAGCACTGTTGCTGAAGAAGCATTTCAGACACTACTGGTGAGTAAACTGCTCACCAAACTGGGTTATGACGTAAAACCGGCTAAAGATGTTGATTACAACGTCGGTTATACCACCGTCGCTAACGGAGATGGCACCTTTCTGACCTTTAACTGGGCACCATTGCATGACGACAAATATGCCCAAGCGGGTGGTGATGTAAAATTCTATCGACAGGGGACTTACGTCTCCGGTGCCGCGCAGGGTTATCTGATCGACAAAAAAACCGCCGATAAATATAAAATCACCAATATTGCCCAACTGAAAGACCCTAAAATTGCGACGCTGTTTGATGCTGATGGCAACGGTAAAGCCGATTTGGCGGGTTGTAATCCCGGTTGGGGCTGTGAAGCCGTCATTAATCACCAAATCAACACGTTTGGGCTGTCTGACATGGTGACACACAACCAAGGAAATTATGCCGCCATCATCGCCGACACCATCACCCGCTACAAAAGCGGCAAACCCATTTTATATTATACTTGGACCCCCTATTGGGTCAGTGGCGAATTAGTGCCCGGTAAAGACGTCACCTGGCTGGAAGTGCCCTTTTCTTCATTGCCGGGAGCGCGTAAAAATATCGACACCAAACTCGCGAATGGCAAAAATTATGGATTCCAAATGAATTCCATGCATATCGTGGCCAACAAAGCGTTCGCCGCTAAAAATCCGGCAGCGGCGAAGTTATTTGCCATCATGAAGCTCCCGATTAATGACATCAGTGCCGAAAATATGCAGATGAAAACCGGTCAGAACAAACCAGCCGACATTGAACGTCATGCTGATGGCTGGATCGCTGCACATCAGGAACAGGTCAACAAATGGCTGGCAGAAGCTCGGGCGGCAGCAAAATAG
- the gmk gene encoding guanylate kinase yields the protein MAAAGTLFIISSPSGAGKSSLLTALLSRYNSDGRMALSVSHTTRAMRPGEENGVHYHFVSKEEFQALIARDAFFEWAEVFGNYYGTSKELIEQALANGIDVFLDIDWQGARQIRELYRDTQSIFVLPPSLPILEQRLIGRGQDSEEVIAKRMAQAVSEMSHYPEYDYLIINDDFELALQQLQSIVLAGRAKLRPQTICHADLLNQLLAG from the coding sequence ATGGCTGCTGCAGGTACCCTGTTTATTATTTCCTCGCCCAGCGGCGCAGGAAAATCCAGTCTGTTAACGGCGTTATTATCCCGTTATAACAGCGATGGCCGTATGGCACTTTCCGTTTCTCATACCACGCGGGCGATGCGCCCTGGTGAAGAAAATGGCGTGCATTACCACTTCGTCAGCAAAGAAGAATTTCAGGCCCTGATTGCCCGTGATGCTTTTTTTGAATGGGCAGAAGTATTTGGTAATTACTACGGTACATCCAAAGAATTGATTGAACAGGCACTGGCAAACGGGATCGATGTTTTTCTGGATATCGATTGGCAAGGTGCTCGCCAGATCCGCGAACTGTATCGTGACACACAGTCTATTTTTGTGTTGCCACCAAGTTTGCCGATTTTGGAACAACGTTTAATTGGTCGTGGTCAGGACAGCGAAGAAGTGATTGCCAAGCGCATGGCGCAGGCAGTTTCGGAAATGTCGCACTATCCTGAGTATGACTATCTGATCATCAATGATGATTTCGAATTGGCACTGCAACAATTGCAGTCCATTGTACTGGCGGGTCGCGCAAAACTGCGTCCGCAGACTATTTGTCACGCCGATCTGCTCAATCAGCTACTGGCGGGATAA
- the rpmB gene encoding 50S ribosomal protein L28, which translates to MSRVCQVTGKRPTVGNNRSHAKNATRRRFLPNLQSHRFWVEGEKRFVTLRLTPKGMRIIDKLGIEAVLADIRARGEQV; encoded by the coding sequence ATGTCTAGAGTGTGTCAAGTAACCGGTAAGCGTCCAACCGTGGGGAACAATCGTTCTCACGCTAAAAACGCGACCCGTCGCCGTTTCCTGCCTAACCTGCAATCTCACCGTTTCTGGGTTGAAGGCGAGAAGCGTTTTGTTACCCTGCGTTTAACACCGAAGGGTATGCGTATTATCGACAAGCTGGGTATCGAAGCTGTTTTAGCTGATATCCGTGCTCGTGGCGAACAAGTGTAA
- the rpoZ gene encoding DNA-directed RNA polymerase subunit omega gives MARVTVEDAVKQVGNRFDLVLVAARRARQLAVQGKDPLVDEENDKPTVIALREIEEGLISNQFMDAQERIEQQQQEASELAAVAALTQDRDYGF, from the coding sequence ATGGCACGCGTTACTGTTGAAGATGCGGTAAAACAAGTTGGCAACCGCTTTGATTTGGTGCTGGTGGCCGCTCGCCGCGCTCGTCAGCTTGCCGTTCAGGGCAAAGATCCGTTGGTAGATGAAGAAAATGACAAACCAACCGTGATCGCATTGCGCGAGATCGAAGAAGGTTTGATTTCTAATCAGTTCATGGATGCGCAAGAACGTATCGAACAGCAACAACAGGAAGCGAGTGAGCTGGCTGCTGTTGCCGCGCTGACTCAGGACCGTGATTACGGTTTCTAA
- the rpmG gene encoding 50S ribosomal protein L33, which produces MAKGAREKIRLNSSAGTGHFYTTTKNKRTMPEKMEIKKFDPVVRQHVIYKEGKIK; this is translated from the coding sequence ATGGCTAAAGGTGCTCGCGAAAAAATTCGTCTGAACTCCAGCGCCGGTACTGGTCACTTCTACACTACGACCAAGAACAAGCGCACCATGCCTGAGAAAATGGAGATCAAAAAATTTGATCCTGTTGTTCGTCAGCATGTAATTTACAAAGAAGGCAAGATCAAGTAA
- the radC gene encoding DNA repair protein RadC has protein sequence MAICDWPENERPREKLLQRGANALSDAELLAIFLRTGVAGCNAIELARKLLQEFGSLRALLGAEQAQFCQAHGLGPAKYVQLQAVLEMSNRYLNECLQRGDALTSPLLVRRYLQAQLRDRPREVFAMLLLDNQHRVLQFCELFFGTIDAASVYPREIVHAVLKHNAAAVILCHNHPSGVAEPSHADRHITERICAALRLIDVRVLDHFVIGDGDPVSFAERGWL, from the coding sequence ATGGCGATCTGTGACTGGCCGGAAAATGAACGACCACGCGAGAAACTGCTGCAACGCGGTGCCAATGCACTCAGTGATGCCGAATTATTAGCCATCTTTTTGCGTACCGGCGTGGCCGGTTGTAATGCCATTGAACTGGCCAGAAAGCTGTTGCAGGAATTTGGTTCGCTGCGTGCCTTACTCGGTGCAGAACAAGCACAGTTTTGTCAGGCGCATGGGCTGGGGCCAGCCAAATATGTGCAACTACAGGCGGTGCTGGAGATGAGTAATCGCTATTTAAATGAGTGTCTGCAGCGTGGGGATGCCTTAACCAGCCCGTTGTTAGTCCGCCGTTATTTACAAGCCCAGTTACGCGATCGCCCCCGCGAAGTATTTGCCATGCTGTTGCTGGACAATCAGCATCGGGTGTTACAGTTTTGCGAATTATTTTTCGGAACTATCGATGCCGCCAGTGTTTACCCGCGTGAAATCGTACACGCGGTGTTAAAACATAATGCTGCAGCAGTCATTCTCTGTCATAATCATCCGTCAGGCGTAGCCGAACCAAGTCACGCCGATCGCCATATCACTGAGCGCATTTGCGCCGCTTTGCGTCTGATCGACGTGCGAGTGCTAGATCACTTTGTGATAGGAGATGGGGACCCCGTCTCCTTTGCCGAACGCGGATGGTTATAA
- the proW gene encoding glycine betaine/L-proline ABC transporter permease ProW, with the protein MMKSYPLMIFTLLLALVQPLYAAEQTSAEVDPWGTPTVTVAASASSATDPWSNTESTVATSPDVDWLNTPVVSQTEAVKFDLLHPFRSTVIPLDDWIEGGINWAVDNFRPLFQLIRAPVEVTLNSVEAALQAIPSSIMIILLALLSWQLVSFRMAIGTGVSLVLIGLIGTWMAAMTTLALVLTSLFFCLLIGLPTGIWLTRSDRASAIVRPLLDAMQTTPAFVYLIPIVMLFGIGNVPGVVVTIIFALPPVIRLTMLGIRQVPEDLIEAAHSFGASPRQLLLKVQLPLALPTIMAGVNQTLMLSLSMVVIASMIAVGGLGQMVLRGIGRLDMGMASVGGVGIVLLAIVLDRLTQAMGQKSHDKHARHWHQRGPIGLFLRHLSRANH; encoded by the coding sequence ATGATGAAATCTTATCCATTGATGATATTTACACTCCTGTTGGCACTGGTTCAGCCGCTTTATGCCGCAGAACAGACCTCCGCCGAAGTCGATCCGTGGGGAACCCCGACCGTTACGGTTGCAGCCTCTGCATCAAGCGCAACCGATCCCTGGAGCAATACGGAATCGACAGTGGCAACCTCACCGGACGTCGATTGGTTGAATACCCCGGTGGTGTCTCAAACTGAAGCAGTAAAATTCGACCTATTGCATCCCTTCAGATCGACCGTGATCCCTCTGGATGACTGGATAGAAGGCGGCATTAACTGGGCTGTAGATAACTTCCGCCCGCTCTTTCAACTGATCCGGGCACCGGTTGAAGTCACGCTGAACAGTGTTGAAGCCGCGCTGCAAGCCATTCCATCCAGCATCATGATCATTTTGCTGGCATTGTTATCATGGCAGCTCGTGAGTTTCCGCATGGCTATTGGCACAGGCGTGAGTTTGGTCTTGATCGGCCTGATTGGCACCTGGATGGCCGCGATGACGACATTGGCATTGGTTTTAACGTCATTGTTTTTCTGTTTACTGATCGGTTTACCAACAGGCATATGGTTGACCCGAAGTGATCGGGCTTCCGCTATTGTGCGTCCCTTGTTGGATGCAATGCAGACAACTCCGGCATTTGTCTATCTGATCCCGATTGTTATGCTCTTTGGCATCGGCAATGTGCCGGGTGTGGTAGTAACCATCATCTTTGCCTTACCGCCGGTGATCCGCTTAACCATGTTAGGTATCCGCCAAGTCCCGGAAGATCTCATTGAAGCGGCACACTCTTTTGGCGCAAGCCCTCGGCAATTGCTGCTAAAGGTGCAATTACCATTAGCCCTACCGACCATCATGGCGGGGGTTAACCAGACACTGATGTTGTCCTTATCCATGGTTGTTATTGCCTCTATGATCGCGGTAGGCGGATTAGGGCAGATGGTGCTGCGCGGTATCGGACGCCTCGACATGGGAATGGCTTCCGTCGGCGGTGTCGGGATCGTCTTACTCGCCATTGTGTTAGATCGTTTAACACAAGCCATGGGGCAAAAATCTCACGATAAACATGCCCGCCACTGGCATCAACGCGGACCAATCGGTCTATTCCTCCGACATCTCAGTCGGGCCAATCATTAA
- a CDS encoding homocysteine S-methyltransferase family protein, translated as MNKVQILDGGMGRELKRIGAPFQQPEWSALALLEAPQYVSQAHNAFIASGADIITTNSYAVVPFHIGELRFTERGHELATLAAEIARTCADHASHPVKVAGSLSPVLGSYRPDLFQLEAALRIYRVLIAAQEPFVDHWLAETQSSIAEIKAVRQALGDDSKPLWVSFTLDDEPAGGEALLRSGETVTDAVAAAIALNVSAVLFNCSQPEVMSAAVRDAVAEIKRQGKDIPVGVYANAFPAQSKEAEANAELDEIRADLGPDAYLIWAQKWVALGASIIGGCCGITPGHIAKLTEKLK; from the coding sequence GTGAATAAAGTGCAAATTCTTGATGGCGGTATGGGGCGTGAGCTGAAACGCATTGGCGCACCGTTCCAGCAACCAGAGTGGTCCGCGTTGGCTTTATTAGAGGCGCCGCAATACGTTTCGCAAGCGCATAATGCGTTTATTGCCAGCGGTGCCGATATCATTACCACCAACAGTTACGCGGTGGTGCCGTTTCATATTGGTGAACTCCGCTTTACCGAGCGCGGGCATGAACTGGCTACGCTGGCGGCGGAAATTGCGCGCACCTGTGCCGATCATGCATCACATCCGGTGAAAGTCGCTGGTTCTTTGTCGCCAGTGCTGGGTTCTTACCGCCCGGATCTGTTTCAGCTGGAAGCAGCACTGCGTATTTATAGGGTGTTGATTGCAGCGCAGGAACCATTTGTTGATCACTGGTTGGCGGAAACACAAAGCTCGATTGCCGAAATTAAAGCCGTACGTCAGGCATTGGGTGATGACAGCAAACCGCTGTGGGTGTCGTTTACCTTAGATGACGAACCTGCGGGTGGTGAAGCTTTATTGCGTTCCGGTGAAACGGTCACTGACGCGGTGGCGGCGGCCATCGCGTTAAATGTTTCAGCCGTGCTGTTTAATTGCAGTCAGCCGGAAGTGATGTCAGCCGCGGTGCGGGATGCGGTGGCGGAAATCAAACGTCAGGGGAAAGATATTCCGGTCGGTGTGTATGCCAACGCGTTTCCGGCGCAATCGAAAGAAGCGGAAGCCAATGCAGAATTGGATGAAATCCGTGCGGATTTAGGGCCGGATGCCTATCTGATTTGGGCGCAAAAGTGGGTTGCGCTGGGCGCATCCATTATTGGTGGTTGCTGCGGGATCACGCCGGGTCACATTGCCAAATTAACCGAAAAGCTGAAATAA